The window AATACCGAAATCTAGTGCATTGATACCCGTCCATTTACCTGTCCCTTTTTGGCCAGCTGTATCTAAGATTTTTTCAACTAATGGCTCACCATCAGCATCTTTATAACCAAGAATATCGGTCGTGATATCGATTAAGTAGCTATCAAGTTCAGTTTTTTTCCATTCTGCGAAGATAGCTTGCATTTCTTCATAGCTTAAGCCTAAACCTTCTTTTAAGAATTGGTAAGCTTCACAGATTAATTGCATATCGCCATATTCGATACCGTTATGAACCATTTTTACAAAGTGGCCAGCACCTTCGCCACCAACCCAGTCACAGCAAGGTTCACCTTGTTCGGTTTTAGCAGAGATCGCTTGGAAGATAGGTTTAACATATGGCCATGCTTCGTGATTACCACCTGGCATGATAGATGGTCCATGACGCGCACCTTCTTCACCGCCCGAAACCCCCGAACCGATAAAGCGAATGCCTTTTTCAGCCAATGCTTTAACACGACGGTTAGTATCAGGATAGTTTGAGTTACCACCATCAATAATAATGTCGCCTTCTTCTAAGTGCGGTAATAATGCCTCAATGAATTGATCCACTACATCACCCGCACGCACCATTAACATCACTTTACGTGGTTTTTCTAATTTAGAAGCTAAATCTTCTAAAGAGTATGCGCCGATAATATTGGTGCCTTTTGCCGCGCCTTGTAAAAATTCATCCACTTTTGAAGTGGTACGGTTATATGCCACAACTTTAAAGCCATGATCGTTCATATTTAAAATGAGGTTTTGCCCCATTACGGCTAAGCCGATAACACCGATGTCGCCTTTTACTGACATTGTTTTCTCCTGTTTGTGAGGTACAGATGCACCTATCATTTAGTATTTATTGTAAAGTATAAGAAGCTTGTTTCAGATATTCTATAGCAAAACTTCTTTTAAATTTCTCTAATTAAAGAGCTACCTTGCTCTAACGTGTCTAGCCACTGCCATTTTTCATGACCGACGAGTTTACTTTCTTCTAAAGAAAATGTTGTACAGCAACGCCCCAAACGATTTTCTAGGGATTGATTTAAATGTTGATACGTAAATTCAATTTGAATCTCGTCAATCCATTTTCCAATTAAAAAGCCTTTTAAAATTTCACCGCCACCATATTCGGCCCAAATCATGTTGCCTTGTTGGTGATAATGAAATTCTGTTTGGCTACTGACCTCACCATTTGCGGTGTTTTCAACAGCAACAAATTTTTTATTATCTAAATTCAACATTAAAGTCACTCCTCATCTGATGTATCTATATTTTAATTTAACTTTAGTCCGTACAATGCTAATAGATTAACTCTTCGTCCACGCACTCATATGCTGCGTAAATCCAATATGCGGATAATAATCCACTGCTTGTGGGGCTGATAAAAGCACAATTTTGGCTTGTGGATGTAAGGCTTGTTTAGTGTGTTCAATTAACTGCAAGCCGATACCTTGTTTTTGATATTGTTCATCAACCGCTAAATCAGATAAATAACAGCAGTAGGCAAAATCTGTCACGGAACGTGCTACACCCACTAAGCGTTCACCATCCCAAGCGGTGATTAATAAATTCGCATAGTGCAACATTGCTGCGACACGTTTTTCATCCTCTAACGGACGGCGGGCGCCTAATGTTGTTTTATTTAACAATCCAATAAATTGTTTAACTGAAATCGGTTCATTAATTTTATAGTCAATCATTTGTTACTCCAGGTTTTAAAGGTTAAATAGATAAATTATTTAACCGTTCTATGACTCACAAAAGTCGGCAATCCGCCCCATGCTCCACCAATAAAGCCTTTACTAGAACCAGAAGTATGTTCCGCTGTAGTGATGAAAGTTTTGCCATTCCATGCTGCTTCGTAGCCATACCAGCTCTCAGCAAGGCCACTAGATTTATATGATCCTTCTACAATTAAAGCATTAAGCTTCTCATCATAATATGCAAAGGTGTATTGATCTTCCAATACTTGTTCTACTTTGCTCAATTTATTGTCCATAACCGCATAATAGCCGGTGTAAGCTGCACTACCACTGATACACACTGCCTCAGCTAACACTTTTCCCTGCGTAAGTGAATAAAGTGTAATTGTCTTCTGTTCAGAATCATCATGAAGAGACAAACAGTAATCAATTGCACTACTATCAGCACTTTTACGCAATAATGCTAATACAGCATCAAATTGTTTTTCGCCTCGTTTTAATTCTGTTTTGCTAGGGTTTTTAATATAGGCAACTTGAATTTTGGGTGCGGCTTGTGGTGCTAATACCGCATGTTTCTCTTGTCCCTTACGAATTAACGCTGATGGCGTATTTAAACGCTGTTGAAATTCATCCATCTTAAGCATCGCGGCTTTTGCCCCTTCATTCGACAATTTGCCTTTAAATTGACCAGAAATGAATTCAATATTGGCATTATCTTTTAAAGCAGTTAATAACGCAGCTGTTTGTTTATCATCGAGTGCAGCGATTTGTTTATCATTAGAGTCAATATCGATCATTTTAGGTACGACACTGAGTAATTTGCCATTGATCATAATTTCTACAGGCTGACCTTTATCGCGCTCATTATTTACCGATATTGCTAAAGAAGATTTTACTGCTGCTTTTTCACCAGCTTCTCGCCTAAATAAAAGTGAAACCAAATCTGAACCATCTTGATAACCTGCCATATTACAAGTGCCGGTATTATCACAAATCAAATCCCAGTCTTGATAAGTCTTTTCAAACCCTTTTAACGATGGCGCAGCTATTGCAGTGAGTGGTAATAGTGAGAGAAGAATAACTTTTTTCATGTTATAAATTCCTAAAAGAAGATTTGCAAAAAGTTCGTCAAATCTAAGCGCTTGTAAGCACGTGTTGTTGATTTATTTTACGATGATATCGCTGACGAAAATCGGTAACTGCCATGCGCCACCAGTAAAACCTTTACAAGATCCCGTTGTCCACTCTGAAGTGCGGATAAAAATTTTGCCATTCCATACTGCATCTTCACTGTTCCAGCAATCACCTATTACTCGCCCCTTGTAAATGCCTCTTACAAACGCATAACCTTGTTTTTCATCATAGCCTGCTTCGTTGTACTGATCCGCCAACACTTGTTCTACTTTGCTCAGTTTGTCATCGAGTACAGCATAGTAATTAGTGTATTGATAAGCGGCTCTGGCACAGAGTGCTTCAGCTAATACCTTGTTTTGTGTTAAGGGATAAAGCGTTATATCTTGGCTTTCTAAGTCTTCATCAACGCAGCCATCGTGGGCTTTACGTAACAGTGCTAGAACATGATTAAATTGTTTTTCACCGCGTTTTAATTCTATTGTTTTGCGGTTGTTCACGCTAACAGCATCAATTTTGGATTCAGCTTTTGGCGCTAATACCGCATGTTTTTCTTGACCTTGGCGAATGAGTGCCGAAGGCGTATTTAAACGTTGCTGAAATTCATCCATTTTAAGCATCGCAGCGGCTGCACCTTTATCAGATACTTTTTCCTTGAACTCACCAAACACCACTTCAATATCTGCATTACCTTTTAGCGCCGTGAGTAATTCTGTTGTTTGTTTTTCACTTAATTTTGCAATTCCCTCTTCTGAGATGTTTTGGATTGCACCGATTGATTGACCATTTAAGATAATTTCAGCCGTTTTATTACCCACATCTTCAGGTAATAATGCCAACTGTGCGCTCACAGGTGCTTGCTCACCCGCACTTCGAGTAAATAAAATCGAAACAGGATGCTCAGAGCCATCTCTTTCTTCTTGATAACCCGCCATATTACAAGTGCCGGTATTATCACAAATTAAATCCCAATCTTGATAGATTTCAAAAAAACCTTTAATTGGTGTTGCCATTGCGGTGAGTGGTAATAATGAGAGAAGAAGAAGTTTTTTCATGTTATCAATTCCTAAAAGAAGATTTGCAAAAAATTCGTCAAATCTAACCGCTTGTAGTAAGCGTTGTTTGTTTATTTGACGATGACGTGACTAACAAAAATAGGTAACTGCCACGTACCTCCGGGAAGCCCTTTACAAGAGCCTGTTGTCCACTCTGAAGTACGGATAAAGATTTTGCCATTCCATACTGCGTCTTGCCCAGCCAAACAATCACCTAATGCTCGACCTTTGTAAGAACCTCTTACAAACGCATAACCTTGTTTTTCATCATAGCCTGCTTCGTTGTACTGCTCCGCTAAGACTTGTTCTACTTTGCTCAGTTTGTCATCGAGTACAGCATAGTAGTTGGTGCTTTGATAAGCGCCTTTGAAACAAAGCGCTTCAGCTAATACCTTATTATGCGTTAACGGATAAATCGTTATATCTTGGCTTTCTAAGTCTTCATCAACGCAGCCATCGTGAGCTTTACGTAACAGTGCGAGCACGTTATCGTATTGTTTTTCACCGAGTTTTAATTCTATTGTTTTGCGGTTCTTCACACTAACAGCATCAATTTTGGGTTTAACTTTTGGCGCTAATACTGCATGTTTCTCTTGACCTTGGCTGATGAGTGCGGAAGGGGTATTTAATCGTTGTTGGAATTCATCCATTTTGAGCATGGCTGCCGCTGCGCCTTTGTCTGACACTTTAAGCGTGGTTTTCCCATAGGTTAGACGAATTTCGCTCTCTTTTTTCAATCCGCTAAGTAATGCTTTGGTTTGCTCTTCAGTCAGCTTATCTGGCGCGTCGTCAGAAATATGCTTGACTTTGCCTAATGATTTACCATTTAACCAAATTTCAATGTCTTGACCGACTTGAACATCACGGTCGGCTTCTCCGAATGGTAAAATAGTGAACTTGCCTTCCACTGCAGCATTTTCGCCTGCCGCACGAGTAAATAAAATAGAGACTGGGTCACTACTTTCATCCTGATAACCTGCTATACGACAAGTGCCCGTGTTATCACATACTAAATCCCAATCTTGGTAGTTTCCAATACCTTTGATTGATGTTGAAGCTGCCATTGCAGTAAATGGTAATAATGAGAGAAGAATAACTTTTTTCATGTTATCAATTCCTAAAAGAAGATTTGCAAAAATAGAAGAAATCTGCCCGCTTACAAGTGGGCAGCGGTTTTTATTTAACGTTCATCTCGCTCACAAAAATCGGCAATCCGCTCCAAGCTCCACCCGCAAACCCTTTGCAAGAGCCAGAGGTATGTTCTTCAGTACGGATAAAGGTTTTGCCATTCCAAACAGCTTCTTGCCCAGACCAACAATCTCCAAGACCACGCCCTTTAAATGATCCTTCTACCTTTAAAACATGAGTGTTTTTATCATAATCAGCATAGTTATACTGGTTTGCTAGCACTTGTTCAATTTTGGTTAATTTTTCGTCTAATACGGCATAGTAATAAGTGGATTGATAGGCTCCAGCAAGACAAATCGCTTCAGCTAGCACTTTTCCTTTCGTTAGCGGGTAAAGTGTAATTTGTTCATTCCATACATCATCTTTATGAAGTGCATAACAGTAATTTTCTGAGTTTTTATTCGTCCTATTACTTTTACGTAATAAAGCTAATACTGCATCAAATTGTTTTTCACCGCGTTTTAGTTCCGTGGTTTGGCGGTTATTCACACTTACTGCCTCAATTTTTTGTGCAGCCTGTGGCGCTAATACCGCATGTTTTTCTTTGCCTTGACGAATAAGTGCGGAAGGCGTATTTAAACGTTGTTGAAATTCATCCATTTTGAGCATGGCTGCCGCCGCGCCCTTATCAGAGACTTTCTCCTTAAACTCACCAAACACCACTTCAATACTTGCGTTTCCTTTTAGCGCCGTGAGTAATTCTGTTGTTTGTTTTTCACTTAATTTTACAATTCCCTCTTCTGAGATATTTTGGATTGCACCGAGTGATTGACCATTTAAGATAATTTCAGCCGTTTTATTACTCAGTTCATCGGGTAATAATGCTAATTGCGCCGTCACAGGTGCTTGCTCTCCCGCACTTCGAGTAAATAAAATCGAAACAGGATGCTCAGAGCCATCTCTTTCTTCTTGATAACCCGCCATATTACAAGTGCCGGTATTATCACAAATTAAATCCCAATCTTGATAGATTTCAAAAAAACCTTTAATTGGTGTTGCCATTGCGGTGAGTGGTAATAATGAGAGAAGAAGAAGTTTTTTCATGTTATCAATTCCTAAAAGAAGATTTGCAAAAAATTCGTCAAATCTAACCGCTTGTAGTAAGCGTTGTTTGTTTATTTGACGATGACGTGACTAACAAAAATAGGTAACTGCCACGTACCTCCGGGAAGCCCTTTACAAGAGCCTGTTGTCCACTCTGAAGTACGGATAAAGATTTTGCCATTCCATACTGCGTCTTGCCCAGCCAAACAATCACCTAATGCTCGACCTTTGTAAGAACCTCTTACAAACGCATAACCTTGTTTTTCATCATAGCCTGCTTCGTTGTACTGCTCCGCTAAGACTTGTTCTACTTTGCTCAGTTTGTCATCGAGTACAGCATAGTAGTTGGTGCTTTGATAAGCGCCTTTGAAACAAAGCGCTTCAGCTAATACCTTATTATGCGTTAACGGATAAATCGTTATATCTTGGCTTTCTAAGTCTTCATCAACGCAGCCATCGTGAGCTTTACGTAACAGTGCGAGCACGTTATCGTATTGTTTTTCACCGAGTTTTAATTCTATTGTTTTGCGGTTCTTCACACTAACAGCATCAATTTTGGGTTTAACTTTTGGCGCTAATACTGCATGTTTCTCTTGACCTTGGCTGATGAGTGCGGAAGGGGTATTTAATCGTTGTTGGAATTCATCCATTTTGAGCATGGCTGCCGCTGCGCCTTTGTCTGACACTTTAAGCGTGGTTTTCCCATAGGTTAGACGAATTTCGCTCTCTTTTTTCAATCCGCTAAGTAATGCTTTGGTTTGCTCTTCAGTCAGCTTATCTGGCGCGTCGTCAGAAATATGCTTGACTTTGCCTAATGATTTACCATTTAACCAAATTTCAATGTCTTGACCGACTTGTACATCACGGTCGGCTTCACCAAATGGTAAAATAGTGAACTTTCCTTCCACTACAGCATTTTCGCCTGCCGCACGAGTAAATAAAATAGAGACTGGGTCACTACTTTCATCCTGATAACCCGCCATACGACAAGTGCCCGTGTTATCACACACTAAATCCCAATCTTGGTAGTTTCCCATACCTTTGATTGAGGTAGCCATTGCAGCTACTGGCAATAACGTCAATAACAATACTTTTTTCATCTCGAAGTTCCTTTTTTGATGGGCGTATTACAATAATGCTGCCGCCGCTTTATCCAAATACCATTCCGTCACGCCATTTTTTGCTTTAATTTTTGCTGCGGGATAAGGCAGATTCTCTGCAGGAGTCGTTTGGATTTCTTTTAAAATGTCTGCTTTGCTTTCGCCAGTGACTAAATAGGTAATGCGTTTGGCTTGTTCAATGAGTTTGGCTGTTTTAGAAATGCGAATTTGACCACTTTCAGGGTGTTTGGCAATGACAGCTAGGTTTTCATCATTAAAATTAGTTTGATGTGGGAAGAGAGAAGCGGTATGACCGTCAGTCCCCATACCTAAAATGATCCAATCAAAAACACCGTTTGGAATGACCGCACTTAATTCTTCTTCGAAACGTTTTAACTCAAAGTGCGGTTCATTTTCGCCACGAATTCGGTGGATATTTTCTGCGGGAATTTGAATATGATCAAATAAGCGTTTTTGCACTTCACCGTAGTTGCTTTCTGAATCTGTTGGCGGAACCATGCGATCATCACCCCACCAAAAATGCAGATTTCTCCAGTTGATTTGTTCGGTATAAGGCGCTTTGGCTAAAGTTTTGAATAACAGCTTAGGCGTTGAACCGCCAGAAAGAGAAATATGCACAGGGTGATTTAATTGGCTATAAATCACAAATTCTTGGGCGATCTTTTCAACAGCGTGTTGAGCCGTTGGGAAGGTGATGGTGTTCATGTTTGTTTCTCTCTATTCGGTGATAAGCCTTCTTCTATTTATTGAAGAAGGCGAGATATTGATGACTAAACCTTTTTCTTCATTTTACCGCTTGGTTTACGCCATACGCGACCACTTTTCGCAATGAGTTTTTCGGCTGCAATCGGTCCCCAAGTGCCCGCTTCATATTCGTAGATTCGACCACCAGCTTCTTTGTAATCCAAAATCGGTTGCACAAATTTCCATGCAGCGTGCACCGCATCCGTACGCGCAAAGAGTGTGGCATCGCCCTTCATCGCATCAAGCAATAAGCGTTCATAAGCCGTGAGCACTTGCTCATCGGCTAAATCGGCATAACGGAAATCCATTGAGACTTCTTTGGCTTCAAAGCCCGCACCTGGTTTTTTCAAACCAAAGCGCATTGAAATGGCTTCATCAGGTTGAATACGGATGATCAATTTATTCTCAGGCGCATTTTGACTGAATACCGGATGTGGTGTAGTTTTGAAATGAATCACAATTTCTGTCACACGTGCCGGTAAGCGTTTACCTGTACGCACATAGAAAGGTACGCCAGCCCAACGCCAGTTTTCGATTTCGCAACGTAATGCCATAAAGGTTTCAGTGCGAGAGTTAGCTGGAACGCCTTTTTCCTGTAAATAGCCTTTAACTTCTTTGCCATCAATTTCCGCTGCAGTATATTGACCAAGCACTAAGTTGTGCTCAACGTCATCTTGCGTTAATGGACGTAAAGAATGCATGACTTTGGCCACTTCATCACGCATTGAGTTCGCATTGATGATTGCGGGTGGTTCCATGGCAACCATGGCTAAAACTTGTAATAAGTGGTTTTGGAACATGTCACGCATTGCGCCAGAACCATCATAATAGCCACCACGTTCTTCTACACCAATGGCTTCGGCACCCGTAATTTCGACATAATCAATGTAATTACGGTTCCAAAGTGGTTCGAATAAGCCATTCGAGAAGCGCAAAACAAGCAAGTTTTGTACGGTTTCTTTACCAAGATAATGATCGATACGATAGATCTGATGTTCTTCAAAGAAACGATGAATTTGGACGTCGAGTTCTTGTGCTGTTTTTTCATCGTAACCAAAAGGTTTTTCGACAATAATACGTTTCCAACCGTCTTTTTCTTCGTTTAAACCATGGGCCGCGAGGCATTCTGGAATTACACCATATAAGCTTGGTGGCGTGGACATATAGTAAAGGGTGTTGCCATTTGTTTGATATTTAGTATGTAATTCTTCTAAACGTGGGACTAATTTACCGTAATCCGCAGCATCAGATGTGTTTACCGCTTGGTAATAGAGATGACTACAAAAAGCGTCTAGCGTTTCTGGAGTGGTTTCTTCTGTTTCAAGTAACGCTTCACGCATTTTTTCACGGAAAGTCTCATCGTTTAATTCTGAACGCGCGACACCTAATACAGAAAATTTGTTTAAACGACCAAATTTGAAGAGATTATAAAGTGCTGGAATGAGTTTACGGTGCGTTAAATCACCAGAAGCACCAAAAATTACGATACAATTATTATTTGTTTGCATATTATTCCTTATTGTTCCGAGTAGTGTTTTTAAATAATGCAATATATTACTGCACTTTACCAATCGAACCAATCAATTAAATTGAAAGACAGATGCCCAATTTTGTGTATTATCTGACACCATCACAAAGGGTGGATTAATTAAACTTTCACGCTGATTATAGGTGAGCGGCTGATAGTGCGGATCGAAAATCATCCCATTGATTTCAGCTAATAAAATTTCAGCGCCTGCCGTATCCCATTCACCGGTTTTGCCGAGGCGAACATAGCAATCAACAATTCCTTCTGCAACCAAACCACTTTTCAAACTACTCGAACCCACCACCGTAAATTCACATGCCAAATTCTTCGCCAAAATCGACCGCACTTTTTCTTGTGAGGTGGTGGCGCCTACGGCGATTTTTAACGGTTTTGTAAGATCAAT is drawn from Haemophilus parainfluenzae and contains these coding sequences:
- the gnd gene encoding decarboxylating NADP(+)-dependent phosphogluconate dehydrogenase, with translation MSVKGDIGVIGLAVMGQNLILNMNDHGFKVVAYNRTTSKVDEFLQGAAKGTNIIGAYSLEDLASKLEKPRKVMLMVRAGDVVDQFIEALLPHLEEGDIIIDGGNSNYPDTNRRVKALAEKGIRFIGSGVSGGEEGARHGPSIMPGGNHEAWPYVKPIFQAISAKTEQGEPCCDWVGGEGAGHFVKMVHNGIEYGDMQLICEAYQFLKEGLGLSYEEMQAIFAEWKKTELDSYLIDITTDILGYKDADGEPLVEKILDTAGQKGTGKWTGINALDFGIPLTLITESVFARCVSSFKDQRVAANQLFDKTIQPVEGDKKVWIEAVRKALLASKIISYAQGFMLIREASEQFGWNINYGATALLWREGCIIRSRFLGNIRDAYEANPDLIFLGSDSYFKGILENALSDWRKVVAKSIEVGIPMPCMASAITFLDGYTSARLPANLLQAQRDYFGAHTYERTDKPRGEFFHTNWTGRGGNTASTTYDV
- a CDS encoding DUF1176 domain-containing protein codes for the protein MKKVILLSLLPFTAMAASTSIKGIGNYQDWDLVCDNTGTCRIAGYQDESSDPVSILFTRAAGENAAVEGKFTILPFGEADRDVQVGQDIEIWLNGKSLGKVKHISDDAPDKLTEEQTKALLSGLKKESEIRLTYGKTTLKVSDKGAAAAMLKMDEFQQRLNTPSALISQGQEKHAVLAPKVKPKIDAVSVKNRKTIELKLGEKQYDNVLALLRKAHDGCVDEDLESQDITIYPLTHNKVLAEALCFKGAYQSTNYYAVLDDKLSKVEQVLAEQYNEAGYDEKQGYAFVRGSYKGRALGDCLAGQDAVWNGKIFIRTSEWTTGSCKGLPGGTWQLPIFVSHVIVK
- a CDS encoding DUF1176 domain-containing protein, giving the protein MKKVLLLTLLPVAAMATSIKGMGNYQDWDLVCDNTGTCRMAGYQDESSDPVSILFTRAAGENAVVEGKFTILPFGEADRDVQVGQDIEIWLNGKSLGKVKHISDDAPDKLTEEQTKALLSGLKKESEIRLTYGKTTLKVSDKGAAAAMLKMDEFQQRLNTPSALISQGQEKHAVLAPKVKPKIDAVSVKNRKTIELKLGEKQYDNVLALLRKAHDGCVDEDLESQDITIYPLTHNKVLAEALCFKGAYQSTNYYAVLDDKLSKVEQVLAEQYNEAGYDEKQGYAFVRGSYKGRALGDCLAGQDAVWNGKIFIRTSEWTTGSCKGLPGGTWQLPIFVSHVIVK
- a CDS encoding DUF1176 domain-containing protein produces the protein MKKLLLLSLLPLTAMATPIKGFFEIYQDWDLICDNTGTCNMAGYQEERDGSEHPVSILFTRSAGEQAPVTAQLALLPDELSNKTAEIILNGQSLGAIQNISEEGIVKLSEKQTTELLTALKGNASIEVVFGEFKEKVSDKGAAAAMLKMDEFQQRLNTPSALIRQGKEKHAVLAPQAAQKIEAVSVNNRQTTELKRGEKQFDAVLALLRKSNRTNKNSENYCYALHKDDVWNEQITLYPLTKGKVLAEAICLAGAYQSTYYYAVLDEKLTKIEQVLANQYNYADYDKNTHVLKVEGSFKGRGLGDCWSGQEAVWNGKTFIRTEEHTSGSCKGFAGGAWSGLPIFVSEMNVK
- a CDS encoding GNAT family N-acetyltransferase; its protein translation is MIDYKINEPISVKQFIGLLNKTTLGARRPLEDEKRVAAMLHYANLLITAWDGERLVGVARSVTDFAYCCYLSDLAVDEQYQKQGIGLQLIEHTKQALHPQAKIVLLSAPQAVDYYPHIGFTQHMSAWTKS
- the zwf gene encoding glucose-6-phosphate dehydrogenase, with the translated sequence MQTNNNCIVIFGASGDLTHRKLIPALYNLFKFGRLNKFSVLGVARSELNDETFREKMREALLETEETTPETLDAFCSHLYYQAVNTSDAADYGKLVPRLEELHTKYQTNGNTLYYMSTPPSLYGVIPECLAAHGLNEEKDGWKRIIVEKPFGYDEKTAQELDVQIHRFFEEHQIYRIDHYLGKETVQNLLVLRFSNGLFEPLWNRNYIDYVEITGAEAIGVEERGGYYDGSGAMRDMFQNHLLQVLAMVAMEPPAIINANSMRDEVAKVMHSLRPLTQDDVEHNLVLGQYTAAEIDGKEVKGYLQEKGVPANSRTETFMALRCEIENWRWAGVPFYVRTGKRLPARVTEIVIHFKTTPHPVFSQNAPENKLIIRIQPDEAISMRFGLKKPGAGFEAKEVSMDFRYADLADEQVLTAYERLLLDAMKGDATLFARTDAVHAAWKFVQPILDYKEAGGRIYEYEAGTWGPIAAEKLIAKSGRVWRKPSGKMKKKV
- a CDS encoding DUF1176 domain-containing protein; protein product: MKKVILLSLLPLTAIAAPSLKGFEKTYQDWDLICDNTGTCNMAGYQDGSDLVSLLFRREAGEKAAVKSSLAISVNNERDKGQPVEIMINGKLLSVVPKMIDIDSNDKQIAALDDKQTAALLTALKDNANIEFISGQFKGKLSNEGAKAAMLKMDEFQQRLNTPSALIRKGQEKHAVLAPQAAPKIQVAYIKNPSKTELKRGEKQFDAVLALLRKSADSSAIDYCLSLHDDSEQKTITLYSLTQGKVLAEAVCISGSAAYTGYYAVMDNKLSKVEQVLEDQYTFAYYDEKLNALIVEGSYKSSGLAESWYGYEAAWNGKTFITTAEHTSGSSKGFIGGAWGGLPTFVSHRTVK
- a CDS encoding DUF1176 domain-containing protein, coding for MKKLLLLSLLPLTAMATPIKGFFEIYQDWDLICDNTGTCNMAGYQEERDGSEHPVSILFTRSAGEQAPVSAQLALLPEDVGNKTAEIILNGQSIGAIQNISEEGIAKLSEKQTTELLTALKGNADIEVVFGEFKEKVSDKGAAAAMLKMDEFQQRLNTPSALIRQGQEKHAVLAPKAESKIDAVSVNNRKTIELKRGEKQFNHVLALLRKAHDGCVDEDLESQDITLYPLTQNKVLAEALCARAAYQYTNYYAVLDDKLSKVEQVLADQYNEAGYDEKQGYAFVRGIYKGRVIGDCWNSEDAVWNGKIFIRTSEWTTGSCKGFTGGAWQLPIFVSDIIVK
- the pgl gene encoding 6-phosphogluconolactonase, coding for MNTITFPTAQHAVEKIAQEFVIYSQLNHPVHISLSGGSTPKLLFKTLAKAPYTEQINWRNLHFWWGDDRMVPPTDSESNYGEVQKRLFDHIQIPAENIHRIRGENEPHFELKRFEEELSAVIPNGVFDWIILGMGTDGHTASLFPHQTNFNDENLAVIAKHPESGQIRISKTAKLIEQAKRITYLVTGESKADILKEIQTTPAENLPYPAAKIKAKNGVTEWYLDKAAAALL
- a CDS encoding n-acetylglutamate synthase, with the translated sequence MLNLDNKKFVAVENTANGEVSSQTEFHYHQQGNMIWAEYGGGEILKGFLIGKWIDEIQIEFTYQHLNQSLENRLGRCCTTFSLEESKLVGHEKWQWLDTLEQGSSLIREI